The segment TCGTGACTTGCCACATGTACCTATTTCATAGGTGTATTTTGGCATTACAAAATCACATTGACTAGTATAGGTTCATTGCCTTTCATATTGAGGTTTCATCAGCATAAATGATTTTAGTACACCACGATTAAGCTTTCTGGTCTTTTAGAATCTTTCAAGTGGTATTCTTCTTGGTAAAATATGGTTTGGTTGGCATTGATTGTGCCAAGTGCTGGATCCTGAGAGCAAACAAATATGTCTAGCTAGATTATCTACATAGTCTGACATGTACAGGTATTCATAGGAATTGGTTACATAGGCCACTTTTATCGGCTTCTGTAAACTAAGAGTGAGTGATTGATGGAACAGTTTCCTGCAGGGCACTCTTTCCAGAGAGTATTGCAAGAGCTGGCTTGTAGTCAGAGAGGATAACAGCATGAACTTGCAATAGGATGAGACACCTCAGTGCCATGAGAATACTGTAATGTTGCAGTGGGTAGAGCTGGGCCAAGGACTATGTTTTTCTTCCTGAGAGTGAATAGGGTTGTTATTGCTGTAAAAAGCATAAGCTACATTGGCCTTACCATTTTCCAGCAAGGATTCATCAGTATGTGTAAGCAATGTACTGTCAGGCATACGAGTAAGCAAGCTGTCTGGTTGTTCACATATTTGTAATTGAAGGATGTAAGGACTAATCAGGCCCTTGATTAATAATAACTGTTAAACCTCTGCATTTGAAATTTGGTTTACTTTTATGGGAAGGCAGGTGGCTTATTAGAAGATTAACTGTTTTTGCTTTATCCTATAGATGAAGGGGATTTAAGTCTTAAAAGTTTAGATACCCAATATTTTGTTCTGAcgtatttgtttctttttttaagtacttTTAGTCTCCATTTTCAGATGCATTGTGGCTGTTCTCTCTCAGACTTTTTGTTTGTTCATAGCAAGGAAATTATTGTCAATGTGGTGAATATTGTATTATGAAGATGGCAGTTGTCTCAGTTATCCCATCCACACCCATGTGCTTTTGTAAGTCATTCTGGCATCGTTACTAATTGGTACATatatggtaggcagccaacgaccaggaaggtatattatcagtactacccGCTTgagtatcagaagggttagtgacatttgcttagtgagccagcactttagtggttgttaagttgcactcctctgaaccaggaagctgtcttttctatctgcctcactaacatgtggacttcTTGCATtcggtccacaaacatacaatctctccttatgtgtaacacttgacaacacttgacacacagctcattctacataactctagatttccctgcagtgagcactatgtgctagccttgccttttggcaaaatggtaggagcattagatagaagtactaGTTAGGAGttgtaagtaggagcattagatagtagtcattaggaacattaggtaggccctctgcaaacactgcggtagacttgccctctgccagtggccagttaagggtatggcactaaaagctaagaattggcactggagttctttagttatggagactctgttgccatggccacttcTTTgatggagttccagttggaacaggcatcagagatataagatAGATTGATGGAATTAAATTTAGCATAAAGTAcagggttggggtgagggatggggtatTGGTTATCATCAGGGTTACATTCCTGGATCTGCTATCATAGaggatattattttattttttattatactttgtcgctgtctcccgcgtttgcgaggtagcgcaaggaaacagacgaaaagaaatggcccaacccccccatacacatgtatatacatacgtccacacacgcaaatatacatacctacacaactttccatggtttaccccagacgcttcacatgccttgattcaatccactgacagcacgtcaaccccggtataccacatcgctccaattcactcgattccttgccctcctttcaccctcctgcatgttcaggccccgatcacacaaaatctttttcactccatctttccacctccaatttggtctccctcttctcctcgttccctccacctccgacacatatatcctcttggtcaatctttcctcactcattctctccatgtgcccaaaccacttcaaaacaccctcttctgctctctcaaccacgctctttttatttccacacatctctcttacccttacgttactcactcgatcaaaccacctcacaccacacattgtcctcaaacatctcatttccagcacatccatcctcctgcgctcaactctatccatagcccacgcctcgcaaccatacaacattgttggaaccactattcctttaaacatacccatttttgctttgcgagataatgttctcgacttccacacattcttcaaggcccccagaattttcgccccctcccccaccctatgatccacttccgcttccatggttccatccgctgtcagatccactcccagatatctaaaacacttcacttcctccagtttttctccattcaaactcacctcccaattgacttgaccctcaaccctactgtacctaataaccttgctcttattcacatttactcttaactttcttcttccacacactttaccaaactcagtcaccagcttctgcagtttctcacatgaatcagccaccagcgctgtatcactgactcacttcccaagctctctcatccccaacagacttcatacttgcccctctttccaaaactcttgcatttacctccctaacaaccccatccataaacaaattaaacaaccatggagacatcacacacccctgccgcaaacctacattcactgagaaccaatcactttcctctcttcctacacgtacacatgccttacatcctcgataaaaacttttcactgcttctaacaacttgcctcccacaccatatattcttaataccttccacagagcatctctatcaactctatcatatatagcAAAAATTTCAAAGTAAGAGTGGATTAGATACAGTTATTACACCAAAAATTAAACATTAACTCTGTGAATGCTCATGGGATTATAGAAGGTGTTTCATGGAAGGGTTAGGAGACCATTCAATACATTGCTCTTTCCCAGTGACAGTTGGTGATTAGAGTGTCTTTAGTCTTGATATTGTCAGCGGCAAACTCATAAGATTCACCTTGAATGATGTAATTTATGCTGCTATTtcgtacatatattcatttattcatgttttGCAAAGTGTTGTAGAATGTAAAGTATTTTTGTATTGAAGGATATGTGGACAGCACCAAGAGCCCCACTCAACAGAGGGTTTATGTTATTAGAAATTTTGTCAGTAAATGATGTCATGAAAAGCAAATGAAACCCCACACATAAGAGGAACTACATTCCTTAGCTAAATTTAATGAATTAACTCATAAGTATGGAATATGCTGCACAGTCTGTGTAACAATTTTACTTTGGAACATTTTACCGCACTTTTATGATTTTATTTAGTCAGTATTTAATGAAAACTTATCAGAAAATATGATGATAAAGGCTTGAAATGGTTGTGGAGAGAGGATACTGTAAAGGGAAAATTATGGGCATTAGGGTTACCTGAGTCACCCCTGAATATCGTAATTCAGAAACTGTTTCaggcggaggtgtgtgtgtggagaggggagtTTATTTCTGTCATTTTGAAAAGCCTGTGCAATGTTAAGTATGTGGCATGTTTCTGTAAATCTCAAAGTATTCATgtgaaaaatttgtaaatagaGAATGCTGGACCATTTTCTCAGTTGGGTTCTATGCCCTTGAAGAGGGGCACAGCTAACTCCCTGGTTGTAAAGTGGCATTTGTTAGGGATTGACTCATCCCACTCCTCATGGAGTTTTTCTATCTCCGACTGCACAGGTTCATCATTGGTTAGATCGTCAGAATATGACTCAAGCAATGTGGGCCTCATCTTGTTCTTctttcttcaaagccaacattgTTGGCAAGAGTCAGAATTATCTGCAGGATCTGGGGCATTTTTTCTGCCTATCCAAAATGTTAGAAACCATGCACATACTGGCCCAACCTTACCTCAGACAATGTTCATAGTTTTAGGTGACTTACTTCCACGACTTGTTGATGATGTCCCCAGCTTTTATGTTTATATGAGAGCTTACTTTTCTCATTAATATCTTTAAGGAATTGGCAGAATGCCCTCCTTAATTATTATGCCATGACCCATAGGGTGAGGCAAGGAAGTAGTATTTTTAAGGAGGATCTCCATCTTAACATATGGATTTATCTTGGTCAGATGTTCAGGATAGCCTGTTGCATTATTCTATTGGTTAGATTTTTATGAGCACAGTAGCACTCAACAGCTGAATAAGAGAGCCAGAAAACTACTCATTAAAAATACCTTGGGTTAATTAGGACATTGGGTTAGAATGCCAAATCATAGGTAATTATGAATGTACATGGTCATAAGATTTTTTTAATGCAACATGAACATAGAAGCATCAAGCCATCTTTGGCTGCCTTAAACCCTGGAACAGTCCTGTCTTCCATGGTAATGAGTGTTCAGACTCATTTttccaaagaaaatatatctccTCCACATTAAACACTTATTGATGTGTGTAAGCTCCTCCCTTAGTAATTTTCTTTAAACACATTGGGCATTGTTCTGCTGCCTAAGTATCAACAGTAGCAGCCTCTCGTCACATATGTTATGCAAACAGTGACTCCTCAAACCTCCCACTCCATTCCTCCTACTTGCACCTAAAGTTTCCTATGGACtttattttcataattctttattCCATTATGTAATGacttgggccattttgataattgtaGTTGTCATTGGCATTTTCCTTTTATTCCAATTCTACATGCCAAAGAGGTTTTGGAATGCCAGATGCAGAATTTGATCATATTTTATCATTTCTCTTCTAGTAAGTGGCCTCAGTTGAATGAGTGAGACTCATAAATTTTGCTATGATATTGAGTTTTTGTCCACCACCAAATCTCCAAAACACTTTTCATAAAGAGTTATAGCCTTACATGCTAGTCTAACAGAGTCATTTAACGTTCCATGCAGATGCAATGAAATAGCTGCTCGTACTTTAGAGGCAAGATATGATGAGTTAAAGGGCAGATAAATTGTGGCAATATTAAGTGTTGGCTGATATCACTATTTCTTAAAAAAGAATTTcttaaaagagagatatgaaagattttttttttttgaaccttaTGCAACTGTGAGGTCTATTACATGTAATTATCCAAGTTTATACCCAAATTCTCGTCTTACAGTATTGTAAACGAAGTTTAGAGAAGCATAACATATATTTTAGAGATCAAAAGGCTTTGAGGTTGGGTATAGGGATGGTTGATAAATCACCACATTATGAATTTGCAGTAATCCAGATTCTGTCATGAGTTGTTTTTGATTGAGTATGTATGCCAACTTTTATTAAAAATCAAATTAACAGTAGGGGGCACAGATAAGGCAaaattttattgtttttatattCTTCCATCAGTAAAATCAGAGTTTTGAGTAAGATTACAATTAATATATTTCGCCAtcagatttatatttatttaaagACCATTAATTGTACAGTATATAGGTATTTTATTTTTCAAAGATTAGAAATATGTACAGCATAGAATGACAAATGTTTATTGGAAGGCATCTCCTTTCATATGTTCTATTACAAAATGCATTTTACTTTTATTGAAATATGTTTATGATTTCAGTTCTTGGGTCAGATGTACCAAAATAATGGTAGTGCTGGCGGTGGCGGTGGACAGCGTCCACCCATCACCCTGCGGCTGATTGTCCCTGCTTCCCAGTGTGGCTCACTGATTGGCAAGGCTGGCTCCAAGATTAAAGAAATTCGTGAAGTGACTGGGGCTTCCATCCAGGTAGCATCTGAGATGCTTCCCAACTCCACGGAACGTGCAGTCACCGTCTCTGGAACCTCTGATGCCATCACCCAGTGTATCTATAATATCTGCTGCGTCATGCTTGAGGTCAGTAAATCACCCCAGTTATCTTTCTGTTGAACTGAAAAATAATTGTTCATATGAgaaattttatataattttatatccCTTACATATTTTACCTTTTCTTTACAGTCCCCTCCCAAAGGCGCCACGATCCCTTACCGCCCTAAACCCCAGGTTGCCGGTGGGCCAGTGATCCTAGCCGGCGGCCAGGCCTATACTATCCAGGGTAATTATGCTGTTCCCTCAGCGCCCGATGTAAGTACTGTTCCCTttgttcccccaccaccacttgggGGGCCCCCCGGCCCCTTCATGGCGGCCCCCCTAAGCCCCCTCCTGCCCCCATGTCCCGTCTCCACGGCGCCTTCCCCAGGCCCCCCACACCATGGCGCCATCATAACACCCGCGGGCCATCACCCATGCCATGCGGGGCACTTGCAGATCACGACCCCGGGCCATCCGCCGGGCCATCCGCCAGGCCACCCACCTGAACACATGAAGAACGGCCATATCGGCATAATGCCacagccacacctccaccacatgcAGGATGTAAGTCACACCGCCGTGTCCCGCCCGAGTGCCCGTGTGACCCCTGCCCAGTTGGACCCTCTCCGTGGCTCCTCGCCGCCCatccgacccgacccgacccgacccgatcCGGACGTGTTCCATACCCGACCAGACCTGATTAGTGTTGCCCATTGTGCTTCCTGATCACACCCTGCATGCTGCACCCATTTAAACCTCGCCCTAACCCTGTGGCCTAGCCTTTTAATTCATGACCTGCCCTTAGATACCTGCCTGCAATCCTGCATGTACATGGCTATTCGTGTACTGTTACGGTAAAATTTAGACATAATCGATATAGCATTACTCTTGAAATGTAAGTGATAGCGTGGCCAGGGCTAGGTGTTGAGGCAGGTGCAGATACCTGGGGATACAGGTACAAAGGTGCACAGCAGGTCTTGCTGGCGGGTCGTGGGGCGCGGGGCTTCCTCACTCATCCCTGCCACGCTGATGCCTCTTCGGGTCTCTTTGCGCCACCAACACTGACCCAAACTTCCTGACAAAGGCCCTAACATCCCCTCTTTCTCTATGCCACTTTTCTCCCTAACAGGGGACTCAGCCTGTTCCTTTTAAACTTGGAAATTGCTTAGCTGCATTTAATGGCTTTCCATAACCATTGAAGCCCAAATGGAAAACATTTTAGGTATTAATTCAGTAAGACTTAATTGTCACAGCTACATTTATTATTGTAAATTCCAGTCACATAAATAATACAGAAATGTAGCTGCCTCACCTTCTGTGGTATTTCGAGAGCACCCATTGCTGCACTTTTGCAAAGTTTCCTACTTACATTATAATTATGCCCATGTTGCAGTTCTGAGTCATCAAAAACATGCGTTATAGTCCTTGtattttttcataatataatGGCTATAAGGTTTGTGTGGCCTTGTGACCCACCTTGGTGTTCTGGACAACTTCTGATCTCCCCGACCCTACGCTTGACGCTTGACGCTCCCAGCTCAACATTCCAGTATTGTCCCTGTTGCATGATCGTCTTAGCCGTTCAGTTTTAGTGTTCCCAACCCTTTACTTCCCACTGAAGAAAGAGCTGAAAACTCCTGTAAATTGCAATGCAGGTATCAGAAACTTTAATATAACAAGTTTAATGACTTTAAAGCAAGCAGTCAGTAAATATGATTTTTGTTAGTAACTGCTTATCATTATGCAGATATTTTGAATAGTTGTGTTTACAAAGGGAATCACTTTTTTGGGGGGACTGTAAAGACATGAGTATTTAATGATGATTCCTGTCACACACACTTACTGCTATATTGCAGATTTAAATATTTAACTTGGATGTTACTTTCGAAATTGATCTGATTGTTGTGTTTATTATACCCTCTTTTTTATTATATACTGTAAATCCCAGTTTTAAGTGACATAGTAGGGTTGCAagagaaaaagtatgaaaatagaaTGGGAAATTTGATTAAAGATGATTCCGTCTTTGTATTTACTGTACTGAGAATTGTCCTTTAGCTTAAACTGCATTGAATAAATATGATCACAAGAGCCCAACTTCATGGGTCTCCTCagatttcaatttttttcttgccATTTGGAATTGAGTTAGCTGCAGCCATTCTGAAAATTTGTTAAAACCATAATTGCATATTTTTTGTCATAGTTGTTCGGATATTCGGTCACAAACTGTCTGGAATTGTAAGTTTCTTAACTCTAAATatgaaataagatgttttgttTTCGATGGTTATTTGGTTAGTCTTTGAAAATGCAACAAAATGCAAAAGTTTCTTGACTATTAGCAACCTGTCCTTTGCTCCAACCTTGACCCATGCCCAGCTTCCCTCACTAACATACAACACCTTCTTGATGTTGGTGCACCCTACTGACAACCACCGTCCACTTGGAAGCCTCTCCTGACACTGCTACTACAGGATAGGACACATCCCCATGATTAGCTAGTGTCAGGAGGGCTACTACCTGTGCTTCGCCCATCCTCCCTTGACCATCTCCAGGCGGCGACCCACTTCACatccacagaaaaaaaatatgacttgGAAATCAGAAGAAATCTTGAAAGGTCTGAAGAAGAGGTCTGGCCCGCGCCCCCCAACACCCAGTCAGCGCTGCTCGCGTGCATACTCTCACTTTCCCGCCCGGCCCATGCCGCATACTCCAACCTGGAGGGGCCCCCCAGAGGTGGCTTGGGGATTATATCTGTGCTAGATTAAGACGTGTACTAGTCTCATGTACAAAACGGTAATGAAATCCTCTTTCAGGCCatgatatattctatttttaCAGTTATGTAAGTAGTTAATGAAGCTATGTGTAAGTATTTTAAGAGATATTGCTATATTCAGAACTTATTTTCagtgatgtatattttttttttcatgtactgCAGTGTTGTATACAAATATGAAACAGGCTTGAATGGGTCATTGTAGAATAACATATTTACGTAAAGCCACGAACACAAATTTTATCATTTATATTGTATAACATAATAATTTTCACCAGAGAAAGACAATCATCTCCTAATGTTtaatatgtctgtctgtatccaGATGACCAAGTTGGGCAACAACTCTCCATTAGCCGGACTGTTGGGTCTTGGTACCCTAGCTGGTGCTAACCCTGGCGGTGTCAACCCACATGCTGGCAACACAGCTGATGGTAGAGTATCTTTTTTTGTATGTCCTTCTGCATCCAGTAATAGTGATCCATGTTGAACCTTCAGCAAATTTACTTAGCATTCATACATACTCTCTTACACACTGTAGTCATAAGTTTTAGATGTGCACTTATCTAGTTTGCATGCTCCCACTGGATTCTTTAAAGTCTGTTCTCGGTTATCTGTCTTGATTTCATTTAGTTGCCTATACTTCCTATCATGTAATATCTTATTAGTGTCTTATCAGTAACATCCGGTCAATTTCATTTTATGTTGTTTTCCTCATTTCctcggcgctggtggctgattcaggtgagaaactgcagaagctggtgacagagtttggtaaagtgtgtgaaagaagaaagctaagagtaaatgtgaataagagcaaggttattaggtacagtagggttgagggacaagtcagttgggaggtgagtttgaatggagaaaactggaggaagtgaagtgttttagatatctgggagtggattggcagcggatggaaccatggaagcggaagtgaatcataggtgggggaggggtgaaagttctgggcacattgaagaacgtgtggaagtcgagaatgt is part of the Panulirus ornatus isolate Po-2019 chromosome 64, ASM3632096v1, whole genome shotgun sequence genome and harbors:
- the mub gene encoding poly(rC)-binding protein 3 isoform X2, which gives rise to MATIDSKPLSTNEGPSASLSMRLLMQGKEVGSIIGKKGEIVKRFREESGAKINISDGSCPERIVTVTGSTDSIFTAFKLICAKFEEFLGQMYQNNGSAGGGGGQRPPITLRLIVPASQCGSLIGKAGSKIKEIREVTGASIQVASEMLPNSTERAVTVSGTSDAITQCIYNICCVMLESPPKGATIPYRPKPQVAGGPVILAGGQAYTIQGNYAVPSAPDVSTVPFVPPPPLGGPPGPFMAAPLSPLLPPCPVSTAPSPGPPHHGAIITPAGHHPCHAGHLQITTPGHPPGHPPGHPPEHMKNGHIGIMPQPHLHHMQDMTKLGNNSPLAGLLGLGTLAGANPGGVNPHAGNTADALAALAGSQLRTPAGSGPGTQTHEMTVPNELIGCIIGKGGTKIAEIRQITGAMITISKYDDGSEEASKQDRTISIKGNADQVALAQYLINTRIAMETAGLGMAGVGYQYVAPNHIVRAPIH
- the mub gene encoding poly(rC)-binding protein 3 isoform X5, whose protein sequence is MATIDSKPLSTNEGPSASLSMRLLMQGKEVGSIIGKKGEIVKRFREESGAKINISDGSCPERIVTVTGSTDSIFTAFKLICAKFEEFLGQMYQNNGSAGGGGGQRPPITLRLIVPASQCGSLIGKAGSKIKEIREVTGASIQVASEMLPNSTERAVTVSGTSDAITQCIYNICCVMLESPPKGATIPYRPKPQVAGGPVILAGGQAYTIQGNYAVPSAPDVSTVPFVPPPPLGGPPGPFMAAPLSPLLPPCPVSTAPSPGPPHHGAIITPAGHHPCHAGHLQITTPGHPPGHPPGHPPEHMKNGHIGIMPQPHLHHMQDMTKLGNNSPLAGLLGLGTLAGANPGGVNPHAGNTADALAALAGSQLRTPAGSGPGTQTHEMTVPNELIGCIIGKGGTKIAEIRQITGAMITISKYDDGSEEASKQDRTISIKGNADQVALAQYLINTSTVGSQCS
- the mub gene encoding poly(rC)-binding protein 3 isoform X3, with the translated sequence MYQNNGSAGGGGGQRPPITLRLIVPASQCGSLIGKAGSKIKEIREVTGASIQVASEMLPNSTERAVTVSGTSDAITQCIYNICCVMLESPPKGATIPYRPKPQVAGGPVILAGGQAYTIQGNYAVPSAPDVSTVPFVPPPPLGGPPGPFMAAPLSPLLPPCPVSTAPSPGPPHHGAIITPAGHHPCHAGHLQITTPGHPPGHPPGHPPEHMKNGHIGIMPQPHLHHMQDMTKLGNNSPLAGLLGLGTLAGANPGGVNPHAGNTADALAALAGSQLRTPAGSGPGTQTHEMTVPNELIGCIIGKGGTKIAEIRQITGAMITISKYDDGSEEASKQDRTISIKGNADQVALAQYLINTSMELHKAQLEVSKGGSTGSGGLSPSAIPLAQLLKNPQALNALSSLTGLQGLSSLTSLLAPDSSQGLAGIAAANRHNKAYQPKLRAQASVHQPTNGSPKENKRSKFAPY